A single Lolium perenne isolate Kyuss_39 chromosome 6, Kyuss_2.0, whole genome shotgun sequence DNA region contains:
- the LOC127307658 gene encoding cyanidin 3-O-rutinoside 5-O-glucosyltransferase — MAPQHFLIVAFPTQGHINPARALAERLLRAMPGTRVTLSTAVSAHRLMFPSLASPDEEVHDGAISYVPYSDGYDHGFHLFANDGDDARRFCEAFSRVGRETFSSVLDRFAARGRPVTCVVYSMLMWWAAEVARERGLPRALYWNQPATMLAVYYHYFHGYERIVTEHAAEPGFTVSMPGLPRMAIRDLPSFFTNLTDGRLDAAFGNIRRTFQQLDLDVPSSTGGRKPMVLVNTVEALELGAIASVPELDVFPIGPAVLSLFADGMRSGTNAVVGDLFKHDEKGYMEWLDTKPARSVVYVSFGSMSAASKRQKAEMKRGLAASGQSYLWVVRKDSRDENDDSGDDKRSMVVEWCDQVRVLSHPAVGCFVTHCGWNSTLESVACGAPVIAVPQWSDQDTNARLVVEWGIGVRAAIDADRFLDAEELTRCVEIVMGDTEEGAAIRSSSIAWKSKVKEAITDGGSSKDNLRTFQDQFANDA; from the coding sequence ATGGCACCGCAGCACTTCCTGATCGTCGCGTTCCCGACCCAGGGCCACATTAACCCGGCGCGTGCCCTCGCAGAGCGCCTCCTGCGGGCCATGCCGGGCACTCGTGTAACGCTGTCTACCGCCGTGTCCGCGCACCGGCTCATGTTCCCCTCGCTCGCGTCCCCGGACGAGGAGGTCCACGACGGCGCCATCTCCTACGTCCCCTACTCCGACGGCTACGACCACGGCTTCCACCTCTTCGCCAACGACGGGGACGACGCGCGGAGATTCTGTGAGGCGTTCAGCCGGGTCGGCCGCGAGACCTTCTCGTCGGTGCTGGACCGCTTCGCCGCACGGGGCAGGCCCGTGACGTGCGTCGTGTACTCCATGCTCATGTGGTGGGCCGCCGAGGTCGCTCGGGAGCGCGGACTGCCACGCGCGCTCTATTGGAACCAGCCGGCCACCATGCTGGCCGTGTACTACCACTACTTCCATGGGTACGAGAGGATCGTGACGGAGCACGCCGCCGAACCGGGGTTCACGGTGTCCATGCCAGGCCTCCCAAGGATGGCCATCCGCGACCTCCCGAGCTTCTTCACCAACCTCACGGACGGAAGGCTCGACGCGGCGTTCGGCAACATCCGCAGGACGTTccagcagctggacctggacgTCCCCAGCAGCACCGGAGGAAGGAAACCCATGGTGCTCGTGAACACCGTCGAGGCGCTGGAGCTGGGCGCCATCGCGTCCGTGCCTGAACTGGACGTGTTCCCAATCGGTCCGGCCGTCCTATCGCTGTTCGCTGACGGCATGAGGAGTGGCACAAACGCCGTTGTAGGAGATCTGTTCAAGCACGACGAAAAGGGTTACATGGAGTGGCTGGACACAAAGCCGGCGCGGTCAGTGGTGTACGTGTCGTTCGGGAGCATGTCGGCGGCAAGCAAGCGGCAGAAGGCGGAGATGAAGCGTGGCCTCGCCGCGAGCGGCCAGTCGTACCTGTGGGTGGTGCGCAAGGACAGCAGAGACGAAAATGACGATAGCGGCGACGACAAGCGGAGCATGGTGGTGGAGTGGTGCGACCAGGTGCGGGTACTGTCTCACCCGGCTGTTGGGTGCTTCGTAACGCACTGCGGGTGGAACTCTACGCTGGAGAGCGTGGCGTGCGGCGCGCCGGTGATCGCAGTGCCGCAGTGGTCCGATCAGGACACCAACGCGCGCCTCGTCGTCGAGTGGGGCATTGGTGTGCGCGCCGCAATTGATGCCGACAGGTTTCTGGACGCCGAGGAGCTCACGAGGTGCGTGGAAATAGTCATGGGTGATACAGAGGAGGGTGCTGCCATACGAAGCAGCTCGATAGCATGGAAGTCAAAAGTGAAGGAAGCTATCACGGACGGCGGCTCGTCGAAGGATAATCTGAGGACATTCCAAGACCAGTTTGCAAATGATGCTTAG